In Thalassotalea fonticola, a single genomic region encodes these proteins:
- a CDS encoding alpha/beta hydrolase-fold protein: MLKILKPFLLMATCIALPATAANVVEEIRTIGNTSRISIDSNVLNENRNLLIHLPDSYTESNKPYPVLYLLDGERHFNHAIMATQVLQNDERVPELIIVAITNTSTWGSDNSSRQRDLGYEGKDNFALYIKNEVMPYVDKNYRITGLNTLFGHSLAGYFTSNSLATQPELFNNYIAASPVLQGDEIGIYEKILTNSKVKNTAEKSFYFSLASEDEARSKEVTLALNNFAKLLTENPPAKLNWHYEFFDNQTHSTIYYPTFFPGMTYVFKSYQAPRFARYEEYLDFGGMQGMEAHYKKRAEIYGTDKNVPEITLLNVASMLLSEGKTEAALQMYSKLTNDFPESARSFSGLGQVYSSMKQYNKSITAHQTAVKLGEKHSPEWRKRRFQSRLDKVNERVQ, encoded by the coding sequence ATGTTGAAAATTTTAAAACCCTTTTTACTAATGGCTACGTGTATCGCCTTGCCTGCGACGGCAGCAAACGTTGTTGAAGAAATCAGAACAATTGGAAATACTAGTCGTATTTCGATAGATTCCAACGTGCTGAATGAAAATAGAAATCTGTTAATACACCTGCCAGATAGCTATACCGAGTCAAATAAACCTTACCCGGTACTTTATTTACTTGATGGCGAGCGACATTTTAACCATGCAATAATGGCTACTCAGGTATTACAAAACGATGAAAGAGTGCCTGAATTGATTATCGTTGCCATTACCAATACCAGTACTTGGGGTAGTGATAATAGTTCCCGACAGCGTGATCTTGGTTATGAAGGAAAGGATAACTTCGCTTTGTATATCAAAAACGAAGTGATGCCTTATGTTGATAAAAACTACAGAATAACAGGGCTAAATACCCTATTTGGTCATTCTTTGGCTGGGTATTTCACCTCTAATTCATTGGCAACTCAGCCAGAGCTCTTTAACAATTACATTGCCGCAAGCCCTGTTTTACAAGGCGATGAGATAGGTATCTATGAAAAAATACTCACCAACAGTAAGGTAAAGAACACCGCTGAAAAATCATTCTACTTTAGCTTGGCTAGTGAAGACGAAGCGCGAAGCAAGGAGGTAACCCTTGCACTCAATAACTTTGCTAAGTTATTAACAGAAAACCCACCAGCAAAACTCAATTGGCATTATGAGTTTTTTGATAATCAAACCCATAGCACCATATATTACCCGACTTTTTTCCCTGGTATGACTTATGTGTTTAAGAGCTATCAAGCCCCGCGTTTTGCCCGTTATGAAGAATATTTAGATTTTGGTGGTATGCAAGGGATGGAAGCTCATTATAAGAAACGGGCGGAGATTTATGGTACTGATAAAAATGTCCCAGAAATCACCTTACTTAACGTTGCGAGCATGCTGTTAAGTGAAGGCAAAACTGAGGCTGCGCTACAAATGTACTCGAAACTAACCAATGACTTTCCCGAATCAGCAAGGTCGTTCAGCGGTTTAGGACAAGTGTATAGTTCAATGAAACAGTACAACAAATCGATTACGGCGCATCAAACTGCGGTGAAGCTTGGTGAAAAGCACAGTCCTGAATGGCGGAAAAGGCGTTTTCAATCGAGGTTAGATAAAGTGAATGAAAGAGTTCAATGA
- a CDS encoding alpha/beta hydrolase, with amino-acid sequence MLYNIKTFILLSLVLISLNGYAVPSGIKVLSDISYGKDADQTLDVYIPADAKDAPVIFMIHGGAWSGGDKAIKAEFENKVAHWVTRGFIFISTNYRTLPKIGPIGQAKDVEAALLVAQQRVGEWGGSPEKFILMGHSAGAHLVSLISSNYSTITGNEIIPWLGTVSMDTSTYDVVKRLTSQKDSEFYKERFGENPDYWQKASPFYALNDKLPPFLAVCSRRSDDACIESKNFIKKAKDLGTHVEILAVDLSHGEINSELGKGSCYTSNVDDFLKTLSPEIASMFTSQDSRMKKNCAGDRGVNGA; translated from the coding sequence ATGCTTTATAACATCAAAACATTCATTCTTCTGTCTTTAGTTCTAATTTCTTTAAATGGTTATGCAGTTCCTTCTGGCATTAAAGTATTGTCTGATATTTCGTACGGTAAGGATGCAGATCAGACTCTAGATGTTTATATTCCTGCTGATGCAAAAGATGCCCCAGTAATTTTCATGATACATGGTGGTGCGTGGAGCGGAGGAGATAAGGCTATTAAAGCCGAATTTGAAAACAAGGTGGCTCACTGGGTGACAAGAGGATTTATCTTTATTTCTACCAATTATCGTACACTGCCGAAAATTGGGCCGATTGGACAAGCAAAAGATGTGGAAGCAGCTTTGCTTGTTGCTCAGCAACGTGTTGGTGAATGGGGCGGTTCTCCAGAAAAGTTTATATTAATGGGGCATTCCGCAGGAGCGCATTTGGTTTCTCTTATATCATCTAATTACAGTACTATCACCGGAAATGAGATAATACCTTGGTTAGGCACTGTCTCGATGGATACGTCTACCTATGACGTGGTGAAAAGACTAACCTCTCAAAAAGATTCTGAATTTTATAAAGAGAGGTTTGGTGAAAATCCTGATTATTGGCAAAAGGCATCTCCTTTCTATGCACTAAACGATAAATTACCGCCGTTTTTAGCAGTATGCTCACGTCGAAGTGATGATGCATGTATTGAATCTAAAAATTTCATTAAAAAAGCCAAAGACCTTGGAACTCATGTAGAAATTCTAGCCGTAGATTTATCGCATGGAGAAATAAACTCAGAACTTGGTAAAGGTTCTTGTTACACAAGTAATGTTGATGACTTTCTCAAAACATTGAGCCCAGAAATAGCGTCAATGTTCACCAGTCAAGACTCTCGGATGAAAAAAAATTGCGCCGGTGATAGAGGCGTTAATGGCGCCTAA
- a CDS encoding response regulator transcription factor — MSIKPKLLIVEDEPSILRGLTDLFIFHGYEVESENNGKKGLTRALDGQYCCIILDVMLPSMNGFEICNILRQHSRSQLIMMLTAKNSEEDIINGLTLGADDYVAKPFSTSELVLRVNALIRRSGWTGTDNRLVLSAEVSICTQTLFGSSYQQETKYTRREIEILSYLLRQNNPVSRDELLKQVWGYKTTSDIDTRTVDIHMAKIRKKIEVDPKSPRHLVTHRGEGYQLYVI; from the coding sequence TTGAGTATCAAACCGAAACTCCTCATTGTAGAAGACGAACCCAGTATATTAAGAGGCCTAACCGATCTATTTATATTTCACGGTTATGAGGTTGAAAGCGAGAACAACGGAAAAAAAGGCTTAACTCGAGCATTGGATGGCCAGTATTGCTGCATTATCCTGGATGTCATGCTGCCATCCATGAATGGTTTTGAAATCTGTAATATCCTCAGACAACATTCTCGTAGTCAACTCATTATGATGTTAACGGCAAAAAATTCAGAAGAAGATATTATTAACGGTTTGACACTTGGAGCAGACGACTATGTAGCCAAGCCGTTTTCAACCTCTGAACTGGTGTTACGGGTAAATGCGTTGATCAGGCGTTCAGGTTGGACGGGCACAGATAACCGCTTGGTATTAAGCGCTGAGGTGTCGATTTGTACGCAAACATTATTCGGTAGCTCATATCAGCAGGAAACAAAATATACTCGCCGTGAAATTGAGATATTAAGTTATTTACTGCGCCAGAATAACCCCGTCTCCCGTGATGAGTTACTCAAGCAAGTATGGGGATATAAGACAACAAGTGATATAGATACACGCACGGTTGATATTCATATGGCAAAAATTCGCAAGAAAATAGAAGTAGACCCTAAGTCCCCCAGACATCTAGTGACTCACCGTGGTGAAGGGTATCAGCTTTATGTTATTTAG
- a CDS encoding sensor histidine kinase: MIFSDKRLLNYSQRLRRLRYLAIGLLLFLSIPIGTLLYFGFQQIEDNLLTEYQREASNLALKINRTLYKKLTFTNTLSVHDFDYYQQVYNPVTKQQQQVLSPLSSLSHLQLNNEQPIKGLVGYFQYDSQGRFNSPIWPEPLSEQDLSDKRLTIDDANKGNQQASYPKLNPESVVRKKAMFKIYQILSQSKALSQMIEGGDDKNNHYFSIIFDIPDYFIFYRIVSVAEHSRLQGYLVKRQPYLREHINDTLAWRSFKSPVLVKLQDVEYSAQTELFFYENLPDGQATVSHPLQPDSDFEQQAIYHTKLQWPYEGYSLSLSTYSLPLTSAMVYSGIFIIILIAAILSACFGFYRLGVKQLALAEQRLNFVSSVSHELKTPLTSIRMYSQMLKEGMVISETHQQDYYAFIYDESERLTRLINNILQLSTLSHRQQKIQPEHTRLTILQDVIRSKTSSIIDNSNFQQNIVMEIADAENMLVFVDLDAFSQVVINITDNAVKFFDQQQINDLSRQKIDFIFRQHPKHKHLIQLEIRDYGEGITLEQESKIFELFYRGGDELTRTTQGTGIGLALVNELVLAQQGEIKLERKEPGLAMLLSFHAKY, translated from the coding sequence TTGATATTTTCAGATAAACGGTTGCTTAATTATTCTCAGCGGTTGCGTCGTTTACGCTATTTAGCCATAGGTTTGTTACTGTTTCTATCAATCCCTATTGGCACGCTTCTGTATTTCGGTTTTCAGCAAATCGAAGATAACTTACTCACTGAATATCAGCGCGAAGCAAGTAATCTGGCTCTGAAAATCAACAGAACCCTGTATAAGAAACTAACTTTTACCAACACCCTGTCGGTGCATGATTTTGACTATTATCAACAAGTGTATAATCCGGTCACCAAGCAGCAACAGCAAGTACTATCGCCCCTCTCAAGCTTAAGTCATTTACAGCTAAACAATGAGCAACCGATAAAAGGGTTAGTTGGCTATTTTCAATATGACAGCCAAGGCCGTTTTAATAGTCCTATCTGGCCAGAACCTTTATCAGAACAGGATTTATCTGATAAGCGCCTAACAATAGATGATGCAAACAAGGGCAACCAACAGGCGTCCTATCCAAAATTAAACCCGGAATCAGTTGTACGCAAGAAAGCAATGTTTAAGATTTACCAGATCCTGTCTCAGTCTAAGGCTTTAAGTCAAATGATTGAGGGAGGGGACGATAAAAATAACCACTATTTTAGTATTATTTTTGATATCCCTGATTATTTTATTTTTTATCGGATTGTCTCAGTTGCAGAGCACAGCCGGTTGCAAGGGTATCTGGTAAAACGCCAACCTTACCTGCGTGAACACATCAATGACACCTTGGCATGGAGAAGTTTTAAGAGCCCGGTATTAGTTAAGCTACAGGATGTGGAATATTCCGCTCAAACAGAGCTTTTTTTCTATGAAAACTTACCTGACGGTCAAGCTACAGTGAGTCATCCCTTACAACCAGACAGCGACTTTGAACAGCAAGCTATATACCATACTAAGCTGCAATGGCCATATGAAGGTTATTCATTGTCCTTGTCGACGTACTCGTTACCTTTGACGTCGGCTATGGTGTATAGCGGTATTTTTATTATTATTCTGATTGCCGCAATATTGTCAGCTTGTTTTGGTTTTTATCGCTTAGGCGTTAAGCAGCTGGCATTGGCCGAACAAAGGCTTAACTTTGTTTCTTCGGTCAGCCATGAGCTAAAAACACCGCTAACCTCAATTCGTATGTATTCACAAATGCTCAAGGAGGGGATGGTAATATCCGAAACACACCAGCAAGATTATTACGCATTTATCTATGATGAAAGTGAACGTCTTACGCGATTAATCAATAACATCTTGCAGTTGTCTACACTTAGCCATCGACAGCAAAAAATACAGCCGGAACATACCCGACTCACTATTTTACAGGATGTAATTCGTTCTAAAACATCTTCCATCATTGATAATAGTAATTTTCAGCAGAATATAGTGATGGAAATAGCTGACGCTGAAAATATGCTGGTTTTTGTCGATCTGGACGCTTTCTCCCAAGTGGTCATCAATATTACCGACAATGCCGTTAAGTTTTTTGACCAGCAGCAGATTAATGATCTTTCTCGACAAAAAATTGATTTTATATTTCGCCAGCACCCCAAACATAAGCACCTGATTCAGCTGGAAATACGGGACTATGGTGAAGGAATAACCCTGGAACAGGAAAGTAAGATTTTTGAGCTTTTCTATCGTGGCGGTGATGAATTAACCCGGACCACGCAAGGAACGGGGATAGGATTGGCTTTAGTTAATGAGCTGGTACTGGCACAACAAGGGGAAATTAAACTAGAAAGAAAAGAGCCTGGGCTAGCTATGTTGCTTTCATTTCACGCTAAATATTGA
- the metF gene encoding methylenetetrahydrofolate reductase has protein sequence MNARARQLDLLNRTVRDIDNDLNVSFEFFPPNSPAMEDTLWGSIERLAPLNPSFVSVTYGAGSGTRDRTHGVIKRIQKDTGLIAAPHLTCIDAGREELIDIAKDYWESGVRHIVALRGDLPNNSKKPDMYANDLVELLKGVADFDISVAAYPETHPEAPNAQFDLVNLKRKVDAGANRAITQFFFDMDSYLRFRDRCVAVGIDVEIVPGILPVSNFATLKRFADMTNVNVPDWMGKMYEGLDDDPTTRNMVGANIAMEQVKILRSEGVNDFHFYTLNRSELTYAICHTLGVRP, from the coding sequence ATGAATGCCAGAGCTAGACAATTAGATTTACTAAACAGAACCGTAAGAGATATTGATAATGATTTGAATGTTTCATTTGAATTCTTTCCACCAAATTCGCCAGCGATGGAAGACACCTTATGGGGATCTATTGAGCGTTTAGCGCCATTAAATCCAAGCTTCGTTTCAGTAACCTATGGTGCTGGCAGTGGTACTCGTGACCGAACTCATGGGGTAATTAAACGTATTCAAAAGGATACCGGCTTGATTGCTGCGCCACATTTAACTTGTATAGATGCGGGCCGTGAAGAGTTAATTGATATTGCCAAAGACTACTGGGAAAGTGGCGTTCGCCACATTGTCGCTTTACGTGGTGATTTACCAAATAACAGTAAAAAGCCAGATATGTACGCAAATGATTTGGTTGAATTATTAAAAGGTGTGGCCGATTTCGATATTTCTGTTGCTGCTTATCCTGAAACGCATCCAGAAGCACCAAATGCACAGTTTGACTTAGTAAACTTAAAGCGAAAAGTAGATGCTGGTGCTAACCGTGCTATTACCCAATTTTTCTTCGATATGGACTCATACTTACGCTTTCGCGATCGCTGTGTTGCAGTTGGCATTGATGTTGAAATCGTGCCTGGCATATTACCAGTATCAAACTTTGCCACGCTAAAACGTTTTGCCGATATGACCAACGTAAATGTACCAGATTGGATGGGTAAAATGTATGAAGGTCTTGATGATGACCCAACTACTCGTAACATGGTTGGTGCTAACATTGCGATGGAACAAGTTAAGATTTTAAGAAGTGAAGGCGTTAATGATTTCCACTTCTACACGCTTAATCGCTCTGAACTAACTTATGCAATTTGCCATACGTTAGGCGTTCGCCCGTAG
- the metL gene encoding bifunctional aspartate kinase/homoserine dehydrogenase II — protein sequence MQQQVQNIEYSASLNPLKQVEVTTNVHKFGGSSLANAQCINRVVEIIKNNAKLNDFIVVSANGKTTDQLFSLLECVDDKDQFTVQLEQLKNDQAALINELLDSSQAAQLLQQLDKDITFIDVEFSNAFTSNRNDVLAFGELWSARLLATVLSHNVCQANAIDARNVFILDSTNNFQLNEQLSKQNINAEKLANHLNIFTGFIASDELGNSHTLGRNGSDYSATIAAHLLNAKNVTLWTDVNGVYSADPRIVNTARKLFRLENSVAKELGRLGNPILHANTLKPLTTHNIHLNVASSFEPQDSGTEIGAFGDIAKSEISVTHNNELIKIDSDEFDARILEQINTRFQPIYQCQNKTCFVISQQFADLALHYLQEQGIKFSIKNVSLIAVVGYQIANRGEIKARFKRALKHTDIAQFVGSSNGHSLLAFFEHESSVELINNVHSQVTKDSRNIGVVIAGLGNIGKRFLELLPAQLARVHALENVHLVGLATSKKALINTDGIEVNQALELFQKDGLAYNNQLLLEWLSHHPYDELVLVDITPSEQFSNLYQAFFEQGIHVISANKCAGSSSTATYNKLLSTQQSTGSQWLVNTTVGAGLPVNYAIKDLLNSGDTINEVAGIFSGTLSWLFSNFDGSLAFSELLQNALEQGFTEPDPRDDLSGLDVQRKLLILARLAGFELELEDIECQNLVPSSLINLSVDEFLTQANELDEYFADKLLEAKQQNGCLRYVARFSKTETGYRAKVGLEILANAHAFANLTPCDNIFLLTTNWYQDNPLIIQGPGAGRDVTAGGLHSDLVNLCRELAVKTKEVEIKGIN from the coding sequence ATGCAACAGCAAGTACAAAATATTGAATATAGCGCTTCATTAAACCCTTTAAAACAAGTTGAAGTCACAACGAATGTGCATAAGTTTGGTGGCAGCAGTTTAGCGAATGCCCAATGCATTAATCGAGTCGTTGAGATCATTAAAAACAATGCTAAATTGAATGACTTTATTGTCGTTTCTGCCAATGGTAAAACCACGGATCAATTGTTTTCATTGCTTGAGTGTGTTGATGATAAAGATCAATTTACTGTCCAACTTGAACAGCTAAAAAATGACCAAGCTGCGTTAATCAATGAGTTGCTTGATAGTTCTCAAGCTGCGCAGTTACTCCAACAGTTAGATAAAGATATTACTTTTATTGATGTTGAATTTAGCAATGCCTTTACAAGTAACCGTAATGACGTACTTGCTTTTGGCGAACTTTGGTCGGCAAGATTATTAGCCACAGTGCTAAGCCATAATGTTTGCCAAGCTAATGCTATTGATGCGAGAAACGTATTTATACTCGATTCAACCAACAACTTTCAGCTAAATGAGCAATTAAGTAAGCAAAATATAAACGCTGAAAAGTTAGCAAATCATTTAAATATTTTTACCGGTTTTATCGCCAGCGATGAGCTTGGAAATTCTCATACGCTTGGCCGTAATGGTAGTGATTATTCTGCCACCATAGCGGCGCATTTATTAAATGCTAAAAATGTTACCTTATGGACAGATGTAAACGGTGTTTATAGTGCCGACCCGCGAATTGTGAACACGGCGCGTAAATTATTTCGTCTAGAAAATTCAGTAGCCAAAGAGTTAGGCCGCTTGGGTAATCCTATATTACATGCCAATACGCTGAAGCCATTAACTACCCATAATATTCATTTGAATGTAGCAAGTAGTTTTGAGCCACAAGATAGCGGTACTGAAATTGGTGCGTTTGGTGACATAGCCAAAAGTGAGATTTCGGTAACGCATAATAATGAACTGATCAAAATTGATTCTGATGAATTTGACGCGAGAATCCTAGAACAAATAAATACCCGTTTTCAGCCAATTTACCAGTGCCAAAATAAAACCTGTTTTGTCATTTCGCAACAGTTTGCCGATTTAGCATTACATTACTTGCAAGAGCAAGGGATTAAGTTTTCGATAAAAAATGTCTCGCTAATTGCCGTTGTTGGTTATCAAATTGCTAACCGAGGTGAAATTAAAGCCCGCTTTAAACGAGCGCTTAAGCATACTGATATTGCTCAGTTTGTTGGTTCAAGTAATGGTCATAGTTTATTAGCATTTTTTGAACATGAAAGCTCCGTTGAATTAATCAATAATGTGCATTCACAAGTAACCAAAGACTCGCGTAACATTGGTGTGGTGATCGCCGGACTTGGCAATATTGGTAAGCGTTTTCTTGAGTTGCTGCCAGCACAGTTAGCTCGTGTGCACGCGCTTGAAAACGTACACTTAGTGGGGCTGGCAACATCAAAAAAAGCATTGATTAACACCGACGGAATTGAGGTTAATCAGGCCCTGGAGTTATTTCAAAAAGACGGTTTAGCTTACAATAACCAACTACTTTTGGAATGGTTATCACATCATCCGTATGATGAGCTAGTACTGGTCGACATAACCCCAAGTGAGCAATTTAGTAACCTATATCAAGCGTTTTTCGAGCAAGGCATTCACGTTATTAGTGCCAACAAATGCGCCGGTTCAAGTAGCACTGCAACTTATAATAAATTATTAAGCACGCAACAGAGCACGGGCAGCCAGTGGTTAGTAAACACCACAGTTGGTGCCGGTTTACCAGTAAACTATGCGATTAAAGATTTACTTAATAGTGGTGACACTATAAATGAAGTTGCCGGTATATTTTCAGGTACGTTATCTTGGCTATTTTCTAACTTTGATGGCAGCTTAGCGTTTTCAGAGTTATTACAAAATGCGTTAGAGCAAGGCTTTACCGAGCCCGACCCTCGTGATGACTTATCGGGATTGGATGTACAGCGTAAATTACTTATTTTAGCGCGACTTGCCGGTTTTGAATTGGAACTTGAAGATATAGAGTGCCAAAACTTAGTACCTAGCTCTCTAATAAACTTATCTGTAGATGAATTCTTAACACAAGCGAATGAACTTGATGAATACTTTGCCGATAAATTGCTGGAAGCTAAGCAACAAAACGGTTGTTTACGTTACGTTGCACGTTTTAGCAAAACAGAAACAGGCTATCGAGCCAAAGTAGGACTAGAAATATTAGCAAATGCACATGCGTTTGCTAACTTAACACCATGTGACAATATATTTTTATTAACAACCAACTGGTATCAAGATAATCCATTGATTATTCAAGGTCCTGGCGCTGGTCGTGACGTAACTGCCGGCGGATTACACTCAGATTTAGTTAACCTATGTCGTGAACTTGCTGTAAAAACCAAAGAAGTAGAAATTAAGGGGATTAACTAA
- the metB gene encoding cystathionine gamma-synthase, protein MKHDKLNTIAVQAGINSDEHHGAVVPAMHLSSTYSLKGFNEKRQYDYSRSGNPTRTTLAEVIADLEGGSTGVITGTGMSAIHLVCQLLTNEDTLLIPHDCYGGSYRLFTHLAARGVFKLQVVDQTNEQQLSDALAKKPKLVLLETPSNPLLRLVDIAKICQQAKDVGALVAVDNTFLSPLLQRPLDLGADIVIHSTTKFINGHSDVVGGAVVTKDAELGETLTWWANCIGITGSPFDSYLTLRGIKTLPIRLKQHDENTKQLVQFLQSHPAISTIHYPGLVDHPGHDIAKAQQTGFGSMFSFELNGGEAQVKALFANVKLFTLAQSLGGVESLISHPSTMTHAGMDLDAQKAAGINQTLIRVSVGLEDISDIIEDLNNALNASQAVSK, encoded by the coding sequence ATGAAACACGATAAATTGAACACCATAGCTGTACAAGCTGGCATAAATAGTGATGAACATCATGGTGCTGTTGTACCTGCTATGCATTTATCGAGCACTTACAGTTTGAAAGGCTTTAATGAAAAGCGTCAGTATGATTATTCAAGAAGCGGTAACCCAACGCGAACAACTTTAGCAGAGGTTATTGCTGACCTGGAAGGTGGTAGCACTGGCGTGATCACTGGTACGGGCATGTCTGCGATTCACTTAGTTTGCCAATTGCTAACTAACGAAGACACCTTACTTATTCCACATGACTGTTATGGTGGCAGCTATCGTTTATTTACCCATTTAGCTGCTCGCGGAGTATTTAAATTACAGGTAGTTGATCAAACTAATGAACAGCAACTTAGTGATGCATTAGCGAAAAAGCCTAAATTAGTCTTATTAGAAACCCCTAGTAACCCATTATTACGCCTGGTTGATATTGCTAAAATTTGTCAGCAAGCGAAAGACGTTGGCGCCTTGGTTGCTGTAGACAATACCTTTTTATCACCATTATTACAGCGTCCGTTAGATTTAGGTGCTGATATTGTTATTCATTCAACCACTAAGTTTATTAATGGCCACTCAGATGTAGTTGGTGGCGCGGTGGTTACTAAAGATGCAGAGCTGGGCGAAACCTTAACTTGGTGGGCAAATTGTATTGGCATTACCGGTTCGCCATTTGATAGTTATTTAACCTTACGCGGTATTAAAACATTGCCTATTCGTTTAAAGCAACATGATGAAAATACCAAGCAGTTAGTACAATTTTTACAAAGCCACCCAGCTATTAGCACTATTCATTATCCTGGTCTAGTTGATCATCCTGGGCATGACATTGCCAAAGCACAGCAAACTGGCTTTGGTAGCATGTTTTCATTTGAACTTAATGGCGGCGAAGCACAAGTTAAAGCATTATTTGCCAATGTTAAGCTATTTACTTTGGCACAATCACTAGGTGGTGTTGAAAGCTTGATTTCTCATCCATCAACTATGACCCATGCAGGGATGGATCTTGATGCGCAAAAGGCTGCCGGTATTAACCAAACGCTTATTAGGGTATCGGTTGGTCTTGAAGATATCAGCGATATTATTGAAGATTTAAATAATGCATTAAATGCATCACAAGCGGTGAGTAAATAA